Genomic DNA from Filimonas effusa:
CGGTATTACCATTACCATCATAACCCCATGCTTTATTATTATTCGCTGTACAATTGGTAACAGTGTGCGGAACATTCTGACCGGCGCTTCCGAGTTTGAAGCCGTTGCCGTCACCATTGCTGCCATACCCGTTATTGGCAGCAGTACAATTGGTGATTTTTACAGACTCAGGCTGACCGTAAAGATCCCATCCATCATCGGAGTTATGGGTAGCCGTACAATGATCGAACAGGTTGCCTGCACCTGCTGAAAGCTTACAGGCAAAACCATCGGCATTCTCCCCGCCGTTCTGGCTATCATAATTGTCGTAGGAATTGCAATAGCTAACATTGTTATGGTGTGAACCATTGTAAATCTGCAGACCGGAATCATGATTACCAGAGGTTGTTACATTATAAACATAGTTGTAACCGCCTGTCTGAAATACAAGACCGCAATCAGGGCCGTTTTTAATGACCATATTGGTAATGTTCCAGTAACTGCCGTTACATTTCACCCCCCATCCCGATGAAATACCGGAACAGTCAAGTGTCCCGCCGGTAAAATTGATCTTGGCGCTGGCGGTACCACTCCTGAGTAATTGTAACGTACTGGTTAATTTAATGGTGCCGCTGATAGTGATGATATCACCCGGGTTGGCAGCGGCAATAGCAGCCTTTAAAGCCGATTCCGTGGTCACCGTCGTGTTAACAGCTGCAACCACAACAGCGCTGGTAGTAACGGCTTGTAAAGAAGGATCATCAACGGAAGGTACTGGATCATTGTTTTTGGCACAACCTGCAAACGCAGTAGCAACGAAAGCAATCCGAAGAAAACTTTTCATACTTTGGCAATTTAAATATTTAAAGAAAAAACATAACAATAGCCGGAACAGCCATTCAATAAAATAAGTTTAAAGTTTTTCCTAAATATCTATGCAATCGTTGCCGGTGTCTTAAAGTTCCTGTTTGTAACGCTAAGTGTATTACGTGTATTATTGACACAAATATCTTCCCCTCCGCGGCAGGTTAACCCTCCCGCAATTCCCCAAAAAAATTAGCAAAGCCATTTCTTTTTGCTAAAAAAAAGGCCATTCCCCCTTAAAGCATCCTCAAAGCATCACTAAAGCTTCCTTAAAGCTTCCTAAGAGCATCCTGGAAAACACCTCGGAACCGTCCTTTTTTTTAGCAAAACCCCAAAACAACTGTAAGGAGCTCTATTAATTAGAATCCCGGTTTCCTTATCAATCCCTCTCCCAGCAACCGGCTCCCGGCACTGGTGACGAGATAATCATCTTCTATCCTGATGCCCCCAAAATCGAAATAATCCTTGGCCTTGGCGTAGTTGATGAAACTGGTGTGTTTACCTTCCGCCTCCCATGCCTGTATAAGCTCAGGCACAAAATATAAACCCGGCTCCACGGTAACTACAAAGCCTGGCTCCAATGCCCTGCCCAGCCGCAGCGACTTTAATCCAAACTGGGTGCTCTTTTTCAAAGTATCGGTATACCCCACATAAGCTTCACCGAGGTTTTCCATGTCATGAACATCCATACCAAGCATATGTCCAAGACCACACTGGAAGAACAACGCATGGGCTCCCTGGGCTACAGCTTCTTTTACATCGCCTTTCATCAGTCCTAATGCCTGCAGGCCTTTTACCAGCTGCTCACACGCCTCAAAATGAACGTCCCGGAACAACACGCCGGGCTTCATAAACGCAACAGCCGCCTCGTATGCCGCTAACACAATCTTATAAACCTCTTTCTGTTTCGGCGTAAAGCTGCCGCTTACAGGAAAGGTACGCGTAAGGTCGCCGGCATAATGCATAGCCGTTTCCGCACCGCAATCACACAATACCATCTGGCCGTTACGCAAAACGGTTGGGCCGGCATGGTTATGCAGGTATTGACCATTTACAGTTAAGATGGTAGGAAAGGAAAGCTGCCCGCCCTCGCTCACCGCCAGCCCCTGTAACTGGCCTGCGATCGCATATTCGGTAATCCCCTCTGCCGCCAGCTCCATTGCTTTCAACTGCATGCGATTGGTGGTATTTACACCTTTTTCGATCTCCGCTATTTCTGCATCGGATTTAATGGAGCGCTGCGCTACAATTGCCTTTATTAACGGCACAGAGGCATTTTCCTGTAGCAGAACAGCAGGTGTACTGAGCCATTCCTCCAGCTTCAAAATGGTCTCAGGACGGTAAGGCGGCAGATAATGCACCTGCTGGCTCCGCTGCCGGGCGCGTTCCAGTAACGAAGGCAATGCCGATACCGGCTTAACGTCACTAATGCCACATGCAGCCGCCGGTTCGGCCAGCGGAGCCACATAACCCGTCCATACCATTTCTTCTATGGTAAGATCGTTGCCAAACAGCGTTTCCGTATTGTTGTCTATATCCAGTAAAAAAAACAGGTTCGGGCGGTCAATGCCCGTGAAATACAGGAAACTGCTATCCTGTCTGAAATGATAAATATTATCCTTGTAATTCATGCTGCTGTCCTCATTACCTGTCAGCAACACCAATCCACTGCCAACAGCTTTCATGAGCTGTTGCCTTCTTTCAATATAAACCGGGCGTTCAAACATATGTTTCGTTTTTCCTTTCTGAAAAACGCAAAGTTCCATAAATATGCGTATCGATGATTGACAATTCTTAACCTTCTTGCCCCTTATAATGCCTCCGGACTAATGCCCCGGCTTATTGCGCAACGCTAAAAGATAAATAAGGACGCTTATCCGTAAATTGCATTTCCCAATAATGCGATCATGAGTTTGCTTAAAGACCTGTACTCAAAAACATTTTATAACCGCCTTTGCAACAGCCTCGAAAAAGCCATCCCGGGCTTCAACAGGAAAATATTCATCAAAGCCATTTATACACCGGCCTTTGAAGATATGGAGTTGAAAGAAAGGATGCGGCATACCACGCTTACGCTCCATTCTTTTTTGCCGGCTGATTTTGAAAATGCCGTAGCGCTGCTCAAAACCAGCATAGAACAGCTTCGTGCCGATGACTTCCCCAATGGAGGCCTCGAATTTATCTTCTTCCCCGATTATATTGAGTTATACGGACTGAATGACTACAAAACATCCGTTAAGGCAATGGAATTCATTACACAGTTTATTACATGTGAATTCGCTATCCGCCCTTTCCTTGTCAAATATAACGGCAAATTGATGCAGCAAATGCTGAAATGGTCGCTTCATTCAAACGCAGCAGTACGCAGACTGGCTACAGAAGGATGCCGCCCACGGCTTCCCTGGGCAACGGCCGTACCCGGATTGAAAAAAGATCCTTCGCCCATATTGCCCATCCTGGAGAACCTTAAAACCGATCCCTCAGAATCAGTACGGCGCAGTGTGGCCAATAATCTGAACGACATCTCCAAAGACCACCCGGGGCTGGTCATTGGAATTGCAGCCAAATGGAAAGGTATCAGCAAAGAAGTTGACGCCATCATCAAACATGGCTGCCGTACCCTGCTCAAACAGGGACATACCGGTATCCTGAAGCACTATGGTCTTGAAAGCAGGAAACTCACGCTTTCCAATTTTGTCATTCACACGCCCGAGGTAAAAATAGGAGAGAGCGTATCCTTTTCGTTTACCATCGCCAATAAAAACAGCGAAGCGCAAATGGTTCGCTTGGAGTATGGCGTATACTACAGAAAAGCAAACGGGAAGGCTACCAGGAAGGTATTTAAAGTAAGTGAACGGGTTTATGCACCCAAAGAAAAATGTACGATACAACGCCGTCAGAAATTTGTACTTATTACCACCCGCACATTCTATACAGGACAGCACCAGCTTTCGATCATCGTTAACGGAGAAGAAAAAGGAATTGAAGTTTTTGAGCTAAAAGATTAATATTTTTACAATATAATCGGAGGTAAAACAGGATAATGGAGCTGAAGTTTCACGCAGATACACCGTTTGAGATGCAATTGAGCTTTTCCGCTGTATTGGAACATTGGGAAAAAGTTGCAGCGAATAGCCCGGAAGAAAATGCCTATGCCGTAAACCTGCTCAGGCAGGCGGCAGCATTCCCGGAACTCAGGAATGGCATCACCACCGCAGCACAGCTCCAACAACATGCCGGCCTGCTCAGGCAGCTGCTTGCCCCGTTTTTTCCTGAAGGACTTACACTAAACGAAATCAAAGCTGTTAGCATTCCCTACCAGAATGTCATCTTCAATCATACCGAACGATTCGCAAATATCCTGAAAGCCGCCGGGCCTGAGTTTAGTATCGGCTTCGCCGATTTCAGCGAACACCAGTTTTATGTAAGCAGCTGCTGCCTTGTTTTGAACGAGTTTTACGGTACACAGCTCGACTTTGGCAAACCACTCTTTTATGAGATCCCCAACGAAGAAAATATTGTCAAATACTACCGGATCCTTTATAATGCCGATTTCCTGGAGATCGCACCTACTTCAAAAGCGGTTCCCATTTCTCCGGAAGAAATAGAGCAATTGTTGAACAACTACGATGACCTCGATCTTTGGAAACGGAAATTTCCAAAAGGCAGCTGGTGCCTGAAAGGTTTTGCCCTTATGACCCTTTTCGACGCTACCGTCGAAAACGCAGTCTCCATCTTAAAAGAAAGACTGCTGGGTATGAATGCAATTGGTTTTAAAGATACGGTTCAGTCTATCTTTAGATCTATTTACCGCATTCCCGATCTGCGTGTAGGGTTTACCACATTCAATCCCGATAATGAACAACTGATCCCTGACGCTTTCGGTCAGCAGCTTCCCAGTTATATGCTTACGCAACAGCAACCTGAAAAGGCCTGCAACCTGCTTTGCAACAACTCTTACAGCCACCTTATTACCAAACGTACCTATTTCGCAGTTTCCGATACACTGCA
This window encodes:
- a CDS encoding aminopeptidase P family protein — encoded protein: MFERPVYIERRQQLMKAVGSGLVLLTGNEDSSMNYKDNIYHFRQDSSFLYFTGIDRPNLFFLLDIDNNTETLFGNDLTIEEMVWTGYVAPLAEPAAACGISDVKPVSALPSLLERARQRSQQVHYLPPYRPETILKLEEWLSTPAVLLQENASVPLIKAIVAQRSIKSDAEIAEIEKGVNTTNRMQLKAMELAAEGITEYAIAGQLQGLAVSEGGQLSFPTILTVNGQYLHNHAGPTVLRNGQMVLCDCGAETAMHYAGDLTRTFPVSGSFTPKQKEVYKIVLAAYEAAVAFMKPGVLFRDVHFEACEQLVKGLQALGLMKGDVKEAVAQGAHALFFQCGLGHMLGMDVHDMENLGEAYVGYTDTLKKSTQFGLKSLRLGRALEPGFVVTVEPGLYFVPELIQAWEAEGKHTSFINYAKAKDYFDFGGIRIEDDYLVTSAGSRLLGEGLIRKPGF
- a CDS encoding DNA alkylation repair protein; the protein is MSLLKDLYSKTFYNRLCNSLEKAIPGFNRKIFIKAIYTPAFEDMELKERMRHTTLTLHSFLPADFENAVALLKTSIEQLRADDFPNGGLEFIFFPDYIELYGLNDYKTSVKAMEFITQFITCEFAIRPFLVKYNGKLMQQMLKWSLHSNAAVRRLATEGCRPRLPWATAVPGLKKDPSPILPILENLKTDPSESVRRSVANNLNDISKDHPGLVIGIAAKWKGISKEVDAIIKHGCRTLLKQGHTGILKHYGLESRKLTLSNFVIHTPEVKIGESVSFSFTIANKNSEAQMVRLEYGVYYRKANGKATRKVFKVSERVYAPKEKCTIQRRQKFVLITTRTFYTGQHQLSIIVNGEEKGIEVFELKD
- a CDS encoding right-handed parallel beta-helix repeat-containing protein; this encodes MKSFLRIAFVATAFAGCAKNNDPVPSVDDPSLQAVTTSAVVVAAVNTTVTTESALKAAIAAANPGDIITISGTIKLTSTLQLLRSGTASAKINFTGGTLDCSGISSGWGVKCNGSYWNITNMVIKNGPDCGLVFQTGGYNYVYNVTTSGNHDSGLQIYNGSHHNNVSYCNSYDNYDSQNGGENADGFACKLSAGAGNLFDHCTATHNSDDGWDLYGQPESVKITNCTAANNGYGSNGDGNGFKLGSAGQNVPHTVTNCTANNNKAWGYDGNGNTGHITTTGSGGSGNGSGLFTRIY